The Gossypium hirsutum isolate 1008001.06 chromosome D02, Gossypium_hirsutum_v2.1, whole genome shotgun sequence region AGATACTAACAACTAAAAAGAAGTACCAACTAAGTACAAACATATTAGTTCAGGGGTTAAAATGTATATTAACCCTATTTCttatatacaaatattttatataataatgatATATTACGTGCCGTTTACGATACTAGACAAACGATAAGAGAGATGACTGCAATGGGTAACCATGAGGCCGCCACCCTCTTTTAAGTTTCTCTTTCTTTCGCCTCCAAGTCTAACCTTTACAAAAAGTATTTATCTTTGTTCACTGTTCAATTCCTTCTCCTTCTTCgtagtgtgtgtatatatataagtagggATTCATCTCCCCAAAGCTAtcgctttctttctttctatctaCTAACATGGAAAATTTTCAGGGTTTTTTCCCTACTTCATCATCCTCATCGACGTCCTTGTCCTTAAACCTCACGAGCTCGCTTGATTATAGTGAATTCGAATGCGGCAAAGATAATGATGGGATATTGGGACTAATGGCAGATATAGAAGTTGGTGGGGCGAAGAACGAAAACAACAGCTTGGTTGGAACGACGACTGAAAGTGAAGTGAAAAGGGGTAAAACGAAGAAGGGAGAgaataaaaagataagaaaacCCAGATATGCTTTTCAAACTAGAAGCCAAGTTGATATACTTGATGATGGTTATAGATGGAGAAAATATGGGCATAAAGCTGTTAAGAACAGCAAATTCCCAAGGTATGTACTCTCATTCTTCCTTACTTTTACTACTATCAGTCACTTCTCCGCCTAAAGACTTCAATTTTAGGAATATATATTGCATATCTAATTAGCTCAGACATTGTTGATCAAGTCAAGATACCAACGCCATATACTATaacgaaaattgaaaaaaaaaaagattaattcatCCCTTCCATCCTGGAATAATCAACTGATCCTAATTTCTTGTTTAGAAACTTTAATTTATCAGCTAATTACACAGTACAAGTATTTCTTTTTAGGTACAAATGTCTGGTCCGCACTCGGTAACTAATGTTTTAGGATTAAATGATAAAGGTTGGATAATTTCAAATAACTGTCATTAATATGTGATTGGTGTACCATCAACTTTTTTTTGTATTGCAGTTTAGTCCAAGCCCAGCATTAACATGATTACagcaaaataaacaaatttaagatCATAAAAAACTTGTGGAAAAAAAAATGCCATAATTCACAAATTAGTAATTTagttcttgtaatttttttctttgaatttagtctctttacttttcaaattttgaaattcaagtctaaattgttaacactgttaaatttgtttgtgtgacattttgaaataaaaaaaattactcatttggcagtaatataattaaaaaatgacattgtaatgaacctgaatttaataaaataatattaatagtgttaacagttgaacttaaattttgaaatctgaaaagtaaggATGCTAAATTCACAAAAGGTAGAGTAGCTTATAGCATATttagaagaaaaaacaaaaaaacagagATAGTTTGCAGCCCAAAGCACCAAATGCTAACGTGCAATTCTCTTTGGGCATCAGATGGGAGCCGCTGAGTCTTGTTTGGTTTTGGCATGGTGTTTTGTAACATGGTACAAGTAATATTTGAGTTAAAGCAGTGTCGTAATGGAATTAAGTTACAATTTGAACTTTACTcgataaaaaaaaatccaacatGGTACAAAAATGTTATTGTTGACCCAACCATGCATGCATGAGCAGTAGATGTCATGATGTgtatacattttattaatttgaagGGGTAATGTGTGAATGTGAATCCTTCACTGTTTCAAAGCCAGCATGCATGAAGAATGAGGTTTGCctctaataaaaaaaaatgaattgaatggttttatttgttaatgataataatataatggGTGCAGAAGCTATTATCGATGTACACACCAAGGATGCAAAGTGAAGAAGCAGGTTCAAAGATTAACCAAAGATGAAGGAATCGTTGAAACAACCTACGAAGGCATGCATTCGCATCCTATCCAGAAAACTAATGACAACTTCGAGCATATATTGAACCAAATGCAAATCTACACTTCTTTTAaatctataatataatatatatacacatatatactgGCAATCTTTTCTCAtaaaattcttgtaaattatatatacatgGAACAAAATTACTATGTGCATCGTTGCATTCAAaccattaattcaaaataaaatgtaTTTTAGATCATTTCCTTGTTGTATCATCTCCATATTCTTTGTCATGGAATAGCATTTAAGTAATTTAGAAtatgaattataatttataatttacaattagAAATGGTTTACTTATTTTTTGTTTGATAAATAGTATATAGCGAACACTGattgcaataattttataattcattaaatttaCTTGTAAATAAGTTTTGGATAATAGAAATATGTTTGTCCAAATCTTTCATTGAGTGTTTTAACTCggttcatattattattattagtgtaaaaagacataaatttaaatacattaaaatctATTCTATTCCATTTTGGATAAGAGttttgtctttttaaatttttttaataatttcaatatttgaaCTGTAAAACCAATGGACCATGCAGATTAGAATCAAGCTTGAGCACGGTTTTCCTTTAAATCAAATTTAGGGGTTAGCACAATTTGATTAAAGATAGTTTcggttaatttcattttatttactcAATCACATGCTTGttttattgataataaattttcgaaaatgatttttaaaaaatgaatttattttttaaaaaaattaatatctttttttgtgtttgtatgatttttcataaaattataatggcctgaattttttaaatgttgaaatatgaaaagaaattcaaaattgaaatttgggaTGTTTTGGAAAGTTAAATCAAGAGATTTTCAaaaatgaattatgcatgattttcGGAATTAGATCAAGTCAGTTGGATAGGGAATCGGCCAGAAACAAGAGATTGGGTTAATTAACCTGCGAACCCATATGGATTAgttgaactaattttttaatttttaattaatttttaatgatttttaattaaactagttaacTAGTGAATCGGTGGTCTGACCGATTTAACCACTAGtccagttttgaaaattttcgtaTCGGGCTGATGTTATAATTCATTAATTGTGGTTAATAATTAGTAGTTAGTTTAAATTAGTTGGGGAATAAAGAAATTAGAATATTGAGATATGGACTATTTTataaaaaaggataaaattttagaGGTAAATGTCTTATGGTTAGTAGATAGAATTAGTTAGGGGAGGAGTTCTTAATACGTTATTAAACCAAAGGTACCTTAGCAATATATCCATTAGATGGTTTTGCTTGGAGGAAACGGTtatgtcgaaactattttttgaaaatcaaaatttagttgtcgactttaaaaacaaaaaaaaattggagtcgccaccaatcctttattgaggtgtaatcggctcaccttaaaaattattttggtctacgaaatttgaaaaaatgggtttgggagtcagttacgcacgaggaagggttagcaccctcgtaacgcccaaaaatcggtaccaaattgattatttaatgtcttaatgtcgagaattaaaaagatttttttaaaactcaaatgATGAAACTTGAAAAAGGATAATCAACTGTTCAAGTTAGATAAAGAAATCGAGACCCAATACGTCAGGGTACAATTCTCAAAATCCTCGAACTTTGAATATCGCTTTTTAGTTTTTaaagaaaatcttcatttcgagaaagcaatgtgtcatgcccaatacattaggacaccaCAAATTAAGTTCCCGAAAATGACTTTTATActtatgcattttgaataaagaatattcttGGTTATTTAGGATTAACAatgaaaatcggaacccaatacgttagggctcaatttcctcgaaaatcctaaataccgaatattgtcttttgttttagaaattcttatttcgaCACAACAAAATGTCATGGCCAGAAAGTTAGGTCCCAACATTTTTggattcccgagaataagcttttatttgaaatttatgtgattttatttaaaaataaatacttggctctctaaattcatcaaaaatcaatcgaaatccagtacgttaggacacgattATTTTCTcaagaatcatgaatgccaaatattttggaaatttataaaatatgatgattttaatgttttgacaaaaccaaaatatattttctttaaaaagtatAGTAAAATGCTAATGTACCACATGAAAccaatactttaatttaaattatatgtatatatgtattttcaaaatataagtatgatacataaataaattttgaaaacatgTATATGcatattgttgacaccatttttttgatgaaaacggggtcgacttgggtttcgaaaatgaaaacgaaaatgggagtcgccaccaatcctttttgataaggtgtgatcgggtcaccttgaaaagtggttgtttttaataaacgatttgattttattaaaacaacggttttggtccacgaaatttagaaaaataggttcgggagtcggttatgcacgaggaaagattagcaccctcgatacgcccaaaattggtacctagttgattacttaatgtcttagtgtcgaaaaactgaaaactttaaagagatttaaaatatgatcctaaAAAAACTTGAATGACATGAATTAAGATTTAAGagaatatttggctatttggtcaaatgaaaaaatcgaaacccagcgcattagggcacgttttctcaaatttccaaacacaaaatattgtcttattttgaaaaaatttttaaaagggatatttgactatttggttgaacgagaaaaatcgaaacccagcacattaggacacattttctcgaatttccaaacgcaaaacattgccttattttgaaattttttaaggatatttggctatttggtcgaacgagaaatatcgaaacccagcacattagggcacgttttttcgaatttccaaacgcaaaatattgccttatttagaaaaattttcctctTTGAAGTATGATATTAATGTGCATAATGgaattataaatatgataatatgaataaaaataaaatgagcaaaaaaaaaatgaaaaagaacaaatcaatcatgtatatacaATAACAAGTGAATAAAgaactaaaacattaaaaaaattatagacatataaataaataaataaatggacaacaactaaaacaataataacaataaagaaaatagataaaaattataaaatataaaaatacgtATGTACATGTAAaggaaatatatatgtatgtatatacataaaattatgaaaatatgaaaaaatatgtatatatattaaagttattaaatataaaagtttatataagtatgtatatacacgtatatgtatataaaatatataaaacatataagtatgtatatatattcataaaaaatgtatatatatatagttatgtacataaattataaaatatataaaaatatgagtatGTAAgtgtatattaaataagttaaaaaaatatgcgtgtacatacatatattatgaaaatgtatgtatatatatatagacataaatataaaaaaagaattgataataaatgaaaaatgtattaaaatgaaattaaaataaaattgagagcccaaattaaaaataaaacgcGAAAGGGACTaagttgaaataaaaataaaattaaagatccaaatttaaaaagaaaaaatgaattgGGGCCCAAATGCGACACGCGTAAAAATGGAGGGACCAAAATGGGAAATATTCCCGCCTTCCAAAACATTGCGTTTCAAGGTGGACCAGATTGTAGAGAAAAATAAATTACCgggcaaaattaaaaaacaaaaagaacttGATTGCAAAATCATTTTAAAGCGGAAGGGCTGAAAGCGCAGTTAGCCCTTCCGctcaaaacacgcggatcctagcctGGAGCGGGTCAGGCGGATCGGGTCaaagccaaaacgacgccgttttggcgttTTCAAGGGCtgagcaaaacggcgccgttttgcttccctatttaaaccaaaatttttttaaaaaatcttcattttcttccttcaAAAAAAGTCTCAAAAACTCTCTCAAATCCTCTCCCCCTCTCCAGCACTGCCCAGAGTCCGGCTAGTGAAGCCACCATCAACGCTGTCGCGCCAGCCACCGTACACGATGGccgaaaaaataaaaaggtatattttttattttttaaaatttttctactacatatacgtatataatatatattttagaaaaaacagaagaaaaaataaaaaaataaaaaaagattaatgaaaaataaaaaaatgaaataagataAAAAGGTTACTTTTATTTCTTCTTGAATCTTTGTCTTTTTTTGAATcggtttttccttttctttccaaAAAATCCCCTTTTACAGATTTAAAGATCGATCCTTAAAACCGATTTTTTTCTACAATGTTCAAATGCCCTTATATAAAGAgccatatttcaatttttattattatttgttgctTGCTGTCGTTTCTCTCTGATTTTGCAGGTGCGAGTGGGTGGAGTTGGTGCGGCACTACAGGCGACGGTGGTGACAGGCAGTCAGGGGTAGGTGCGACGGCAGGGCTGTCagaggctagggttagggtttcttattttttgatgattttgggctATTGGGCTAGTCATTTTAATTTGTATTGGGCCAGCAGATTTGGGCTTGgactgttttattattttactggTATGGGCTCGGGTTTGGGTATTATAATTGGGTCCCgggttttgtttttatttggtGCAGACTCGGGAAAATTGGGCtgtacagttgcccctcttttctcgttgtcgtgtaacgataacagagcaaatattaagaaagaccaattttgcccggttttGCCAAATTTCGACTTTTTTGACGctcctcttcttcaagtagccccATTCCAGTCCACTGTGTTTTTTcacttcaatccactccactacgCTTCAGAGAGATCTGACTTGTAGCTTTAACCTTCTTAGCAGCAACTTTAGGGACGAGATTTGTGGTTTAAATTtacttccctactaccttgggaagataagattcaccatctttgatctgctccactactgcttaagaagacagaatctgcaatcttcaacttACTCCACTaatgcttagggagataggattaatggcttaaatctgcttctccactatcttgggaagataagattcaccatcttcgatctgctccactactgcttagggagacagaaccttcaatcttcagcctactccactactgcttaggaagataagactaatggcttaaatctgcttctccactatcttgggaagataagattcaccatctttgatctgctccactactgcttagggagataagatttgctatctttaatctgaTATGCTGTAAACtatggtgtcttcgatctgcttcgctgtcagtacaggaaggcaagatctgctatcttcagtctgctccgctgtcagtacaggaaggcaaggctggtgtcttcgatctacttcgctgtcagtacaggaaggcaatatctactatcttcagtctgccccactgtCAGTATAggaaggcaaggctggtgtcttcgatctgcttcaccgtTAGtacagaaaggcaagatctgctatcttcagtctgctccactgtcaGTACAGTAAGGCAAGGCTGGTGTCCTCGATCTGCTTCaccgtcagtacaggaaggcaagatctgttatctttagtctgctccagtatcagtacaggaaggcaaggttggtgtcttcgatctatttcaccgtcagtacaggaaggcaagatctgttatcttcagtctgcttcgctgtcagtacaggaaggcaaggttggtgtcttcgatctacttcgctgtcaGTACATGAAGGCAAGATTtgttatcttcagtctgctccgttgtcagtacaggaaggcaaggctggtgtcttcgatctgcttcgccgtCAGTATAGGAAGGCAATATCTactatcttcagtctgccccactgtCAGTATAggaaggcaaggctggtgtcttcgatctgcttcaccgtCAGtacagaaaggcaagatctgctatcttcagtctactctactgtcagtacaggaaggcaaggctggtgtccTCGATCTGCTTCgccgtcagtacaggaaggcaagatctgctatctttagtcTACTCTGCtatcagtacaggaaggcaaggttagtgtcttcgatctgcttcgtcgtcagtacaggaaggcaacatctgttatcttcagtctgctccgctgtcaGTATAGGAAGGCAAggcttgtgtcttcgatctgcttcatcgttagtacaggaaggcaagatctgttatcttcaatctactctgctgtcagtacaggaaggcaaggttggtgtcttcgatctggtttgccgtcagtacaggaaggcaagatctgttatcttcagtGTGCTCCgttgtcagtacaggaaggcaaggctggtgtcttcgatctgcttcgccgtcagtacaggaaggcaatatctgctatcttcagtttgccccgctgtcagtacaggaaggcaaggctACTGTCTTCGAACTGCTTCACCGTCAGtacagaaaggcaagatctgctatctttagtctgctccactatcagtacaggaaggcaaggctggtgtccTCGATCTGCTTCgccgtcagtacaggaaggcaagatctgctatctttagtctgctccgctatcagtacaggaaggcatggttggtgtcttcgatctgcttcgccgtTAGTACAGGAATGCAAGATTTGTTATCTTCAGTTTGCtccgctgtcagtacaggaaggcaaggctggtgtcttcgatctgcttcgctgtcagtacaggaaggcaagatctattattttcagtctgctccactgtcagtacaggaaggcaaagttggtgtcttcaatctgcttcaccgTCAGTATacgaaggcaagatctgttatcttcagcCTGCTCCGCtgtcaatacaggaaggcaatgctggtgtcttcgatttgcttccccgtcaatacaggaaggcaagatctgatatctttagtctgcttcgctgtcagtacaggaaggcaaggctggtgtcttcgatctacttcgccgtcagtataggaaggcaagatctgttatcttcagtTTGCTCTGCTTTCAGTACAGGAAGACAAGGCTGGtgtttttgatctgcttcgctgttagtacaggaaggcaagatctgttatcttcactCTGCTCCGCTGTCAATACAGGAAGgtaaggctggtgtcttcgatctgctccgctgtcagTACAAGAAGGCAAGGtctgtgtcttcgatctgcttcgccgtCAGTACAGGAAGAAAAAATCTATtttcttcagtctgctccgctgtcagtacaggaaggcaaggctggtgtcttcgatctgcttcgccgtCAGTACAGAAaggtaagatctgctatcttcagtcttcTCTGCTGTTAGTACAGGAAGGTAaggctagtgtcttcgatctTCTTCGCCGTTAGTacaagaagacaagatctgctatcttcagtctgctccgttGTCAGTAAAGGAAGGCAATGTTGGTGTCTTCGATTTGCTTCaccgtcagtacaggaaggcaagatctattaTCTTCACTAATCTGTTCTCTGGGGACCATGACCTGTATATTCTATTTTATGGACCTAattgtgcctagtgattaggatgacataatcagaatgaatcaaatgctcctaaatAGATGTGTAGGTAtgatatttgt contains the following coding sequences:
- the LOC107910016 gene encoding probable WRKY transcription factor 75 — its product is MENFQGFFPTSSSSSTSLSLNLTSSLDYSEFECGKDNDGILGLMADIEVGGAKNENNSLVGTTTESEVKRGKTKKGENKKIRKPRYAFQTRSQVDILDDGYRWRKYGHKAVKNSKFPRSYYRCTHQGCKVKKQVQRLTKDEGIVETTYEGMHSHPIQKTNDNFEHILNQMQIYTSFKSII